Part of the Schistocerca americana isolate TAMUIC-IGC-003095 chromosome 5, iqSchAmer2.1, whole genome shotgun sequence genome, GTGGCTTAGATATTCTTCAAATCTCTTCAGAAAGGCAATGTATCCGGATAGCAAAGAAACATCATCCATTTAGGGTATCGAAGTAAATTGTACATCGTATGTTCGAAGGTGGTTAGAGCGCTACAGAGATCATGCGGCATAACTTTAAActtatgaaataatgaaggcaatcTTTTCCGAGGCAGCCTTGTCAACCTTAATATTTCAGTAGCCTGTCTACATGTTCATTGTTGAGAAGTACTTCGCTTCTTTCAAGCAATACACTTGCTGCAAGTGATcatcgaagggatcgctgtgtcaaaaatctgcgcacagtcactgaatgctggcccctattttgactgtaTCAGAAGTGGGAGTCTTCCTACACATCGGTCAcaaggtctgaagatggcataatatatCGCCGACactgattgcttaataaaataacaatttgaaatTTAGATGGCCGAAAGGTGTATTGATTCGACATTCTGGATTTATTTCACATTTGCGACATTCAGCGTAGTCGGTTTCGTATCAGAGACCACAGTCTTCTTTGGCTGATGACAAAAAGAATTTGTTATTACCAAGAAGGAAGCCCCTTAGTCGTCTAGAGCACAGAAAGGCTAACTGTCGATGAAGACTTCACTGAGATTTCCTGACTTATTGATGACTGTCGtccatggaggattttcatctgtgaCGACCTTACCTGCACGTATGATCACCTCCCTTAATTTTCCTGAATTCAGTGGTTAGATGGGCGGCTGGTATCTCGATACAGATGATATGAGCTGGAGAGCGATCTCGTCCAGGGTACAGTGATTGGATTTCTCCCACAGGTTGACAAtaatagtctgcttttgatttttGTGATGGTCCATGTCTTGCGACGTAATAATGGTAGAAAACTCatattctgtctctgcagtagtgtaGAATGTGTCCACATTGTTCACAGTGAAACTGGACTGCTGTGCTGTTCTCCAACCTGCAAATGTCAAGTTCTACGTGGGGCGTTGGTGTTGGTAATAAACGTGCTCTCAGTGCTAAGTATGTTGTTATATATGACTTCATACACAAAGGTAAGGACAGGTGGGTTAAAGAGTAGTTCGGCAACCATTGTCGTAGGAAAACTGGATAGGCGCAGAAATGATTAATGAACAAGTTAGCACAGTAAACAGAAGAATAACTTAACTGTATTTCTCCAAGCacacaaagactcattacaaataatacagcaagaaacagagtccagctctcAGCGTCAACGAGGAAAAGGTTCACTATAGTAAGCACTAATGGTGGTGTTGTAGCGAAGAGACTCCAAGTGAACGTATGGTGTCCGGCTGCCGCCGGCTTCCTATACTATGGCGGCAGAGAGTCCTTGTAGTCCAGAGCACCACTGAGTCCATTGGATCCCACATGTCTGTTGTCGATATCTGACGGAAACTTGGAATCCCATTGCCAACCTCGTGACACCCTTGGGGTAGTATCAATATGTGATGCCACAGTTGTACCTCATACATGACCCTGCTTTCGCATTTGGACTTGATTGCGGCTTCGATGTCATATTGTTCAGTAGAGGCACCAGGCTTACCACTGCTGCAATTAGGCAACATAAAAGGAGTGGCCTCCTTCGATACACAGTATACACAGTAGGTCCGTATTTCCACTTGAATTGACGGAGAAGTTGGTTGGGCGTGCATTGGTCAGATGCTGTGTTTTATGACATTGTGGAAAATCTTAGATGGCCGTGTCCTTCCTTCTTGGTGCATTTGACTAGCAGCGAACACTGGTGCCAAAGATCGATACAATTCTTCTTCGACATTCTCTATTACCTCCTGACGTATGGGGTCGACATTCATGGCTGTTATctctggtgccccccccccccccccccccccccccgtgaaccatagaccttaccgttggtggggaggcttgcgtgccacagcgatacagatagccgtaccgtaggtgcaaccacaacggaggggtatctgttgagaggccagataaacgtatggttcctgaagaggggcagcagccttttcggtagttgcaggggcaacagtctggatgattgactgatctggccttgtaacattaaccaaaacggccttcctgtgctgatactgcgaacggctgaaagcaaggggaaactacagccgtaatttttcccgagggcttgcagctttactgtatggataaatgatgatggcgtcctcttgagtaaaatattctggaggtaatatagtcccccattcggatctccgggcggggactactcaggaggatgtcgttatcaggagaaagaaaactggcgttctatggattggagcgtggaatgtcagatcccttaatcgggcaagtagattagaaaatttgaaaagggaaatggacaggttaaagttagatatagtgggaattagcgaagttcggtggtaggaggaacaagacatttggtctggtgaatacagcgttataaatacaaaatcaaataggggtaatgcaggagtaggtttaataatgaataaaaaaataggaatcaggtaagctactacaatcaacatagtgaacgtattattgtggccaagatagacacgaagcgcacgcctacgacagtagtacaagtctatatgccaactagctctgcagatgacgaagaaattgaagaaatgtatgatgagataaaaaaaattattcagatagtgaagggagacgaaaatttaatagtcatgggtgactggaattcaatagtaggaaaaggaagagaaggaaacgtagtaggtgaatatggattggagggaagaaatgaaagaggaagccgtgtggtagaattttgcacagagcacaacttaatcatagctaacacttggctcaagaatcataaaagaaggttgtatacatcgaagaagcctggagatactgacaggtttcagatagattacataatggtaagacagagatttaggaaccaggttttaaattgtaagacatttccagggcagatgtggatcctgactacaatctattggttatgagctgtagattaaaactgaagaaactgcaaaaaggtgggaatttaagaagatgggacctggataaactgactaaagcagagattgtacagagtttcaggaagagcatacgggaacaattggcaagaatgggggaaagaaatacagtagaagaagaatgggtagctttgagggatgaagtagtgaaggcagcagaggatcaagtaggtaaaaagacgagggctagtagaaatccttgggtgacagatgaaatactgaatttaattggatgaaaggagagaatataaaaatgcagtaaatgaagcaggcaaaaaggaatacaaacgtctcaaaaatgagatcgacaggaagtgcaaaatggctaagcagggatggctacaggacaaatgtaaggatgtagaggcttatctcactaggggtaagatagatctgcctacaggaaaattaaagagacctttggagaaaagagaaacacctgtatgaatatcaagatctcagatgaaaacccagttctaagcaaagaggggaaagcagaacggtggaaggagtatataaagggactatacatgggcgatgtacttgagggcaatgatATAGAAAGgggagaggatgcagatgaagatgaaatgggagatatgatactgcgtgaagaatttgatagagcactgaaagacctaagtcgaaacaaggccccaggagtagacaacattccattagaactactgacagccttgggagaaccagtcctgacaaaactctaccatctggtgagcaaaatgtatgagacaggcgaaataccatcagacttcaagaagaatacaataattccaatcccaaagaaagcaggcgttgacagatatgaaaattaccgaactatcagtttcataagtcacggctgcaaaatactaacgcgaattctttacagacgaatggaaaaactggtagaagccgacctcagggaagatcagtttggattcagtagaaatatgggaacacgtgaggcaatactgaccctacgacttatcttagaagctagattaagaaaacgcaaacctacgtttctagcattggtagacttggagaaagcttttgacaatgttgactggaatactctctttcaaattctcaggactgaagaccacaacaacaacaacaatctctggTGTGATCGGCCCGACATTTCTGGTTGCCAAATGCTCATATATCTCTTCTCTTACTGTATGGGGTATGACTGAAGCTCATGACTGTTTTCCACAACTGCAGTATGGATCATGTTTGGCAGCCAATCATAACTCTTTCATGTAGAcacatttctgtttcatttctAACTGATGAATTCCGCTGTCGTTGTGTCATCATTTACCAGAAGAGCTTATATTTTCTATGACTTCCTTCATGAAGTGTGAGATTTGGTCACCTTCTGTCAAATTCAGATACACGACGTGGCATAGGGTCAAAACGTTCTGGACTATGTCGTCTCCTCATGATACTGGGAACccattcttgtattgttcttcCACTAAGCGAGACTGCTGCTAGTTGTCGTCAGAGTTTGCTTCATTGCGCTTAGAATTTGTATCAGCTACTGACCTCCACTTCAGTGTTTTCGAATTACTGCTGGGTTTTGCCATCCAAGTAGAAGTGCACATACGCGTTCGCCAAACAGTCGTGTCGTCCCAAATCCGAGAGCAGGGTCGTCAGTGAACTATAATACTTAGCACTGAATGCACATTTATTACTGAGAGCAATGTACAGTCAGAACACAACCAACTTTCTCTACAGAGAGTGTAGCTATTTATACAAACTCCAATATTCGAGAATTAAAAacgtaagatatttcaagaaccttccagacaTGGTAAACAGTAAATAACACGTAACTGCTGGTGTTTGGGTTTCAATTGGTgaccagccggccactgtggccgagcggttctatgcgcttcagtcgggaaccgcgctgctgctacggtcgcaggttcgaatcctgcctcgggcatgtgtgtgtgtgtgatattcttaggttagttaggtctaaagagtactaagtctaggggactgatgacctcagatgttaagtcccaaagtgctcagagccatttgaatttttattggTGACCTGCAGTGCGGCGCCAGCTACAACTTAACAATCATAAAAAAAGTATTGAAGCCTCTCTGATCTTTTCAAGGGCTTGATATTTTATTTACACTATGGAAAATGTATCAGTCTCATTTATTGATAGAACAAGTTGTTCCCAATTTAAAGGGTAACAAATATCAGATGTCACCGTGTAGTATTTATGGACGATAGTCGAAATTAACACTGGTGAAACATAAATAGCGATAAATGATATAATTGTCTAAAATTTATATTGAGAAATATACGAAGGACTAGTTCGAAGCAGTTTTGCTGAAGAATTGGCACTGTTCCTAATGTTTTATTCTGTCTCATGGGGCAAGTACACCTGTTTAAGAATCTCGTACTTCTCTACAAATCTCTTGCCACAATCAAGACGGAAAATGGTACACTGGATCTGCATCGCCTACTGCATCATCATGTGAGTGTATCTCCTCAACAAACTGTCTTCGACAGTTATCTCTCGACTAGTGTTAGAACAGTTCATTTTATCCAGGTGACATTAGGTGGAAAAGAAGAGAGAATTTCATAGGAATTAGCTTTGTATTTCTGTTACGATGTTTGTAACCCAGAATTTACAGTGGAATCACATATCTTCTACAGTTCTGAAATAGATAGTTCTGTTGTATGGCAGAAGCCAACACTTGTCTTTCGTTCTGTTTGTGTGTTCCAATCAAGTCCACTGTTGTTACTGTACTGTGGCTGTCGAGGGCTTCGACAAAGCAGCAAAGCATGTAACAAGTTACAAGTTAAAACACTAATCTTCAGTTCTTTCTATTTTTCACCTAGGAAACAAGATGGCCTTCTACTTCGATTCGTGGGTGACGGAACTGTTGGCTCTACTGTCAACGTGTTTCGTGATAATATACgttacatttaaaataaattacaccTACTGGAAGAAGAAAGGTCTGCCATATCTGGAGCCGTCTTTCCCACTGGGAAATGGTTGGAACGCAGTACTAATGAGGAAATGCCCGGGCGAAGATATGAAAGACGTGTACTTTAAAACAGAAGGCAAAGCTGTCGTCGGTATTTACTCATTAAATAACCCTCTTCTCGTTGTGCGGGATCCAGAACTGATCAAAATGATCATGGTGAGGGATTTCAACTACTTTCCTGACCGGGGCATCTATGTAGATGAGGAGACAGACCACTTGTCGGCACACCTCTTCTTCCTCGGAGGAACAAAGTGGAAATCTCTGCGCCAGAAGCTGACGCCCACGTTCACGTCGGGAAAAATGCGCGCCATGTTCGGCATAGTGCGCGACTGCGCGCGCATTCTCGCTGACGTCATACCCTCGGGCAGAGATGTGGAAGTCCGAGAGCTGATCGCCCGCTACTCTACTGACGTCATTGCCTCCTGCGCCTTCGGCATTGATGTCGACAGTCAGCACAACCCCGAGGCGGAGTTCCGGCAGTGGGGGCGGCGCTTCTTCAAGACATCCCTGCGTTCTTACCTGACTCTGTCTCTGGGATTCTCTAATCCCAAACTGCGCACCCTGCTGCCTTTGCCCTTCACACCGAAGGATATCGCAGAGTACTTCACGCGCGTTGTAGATGACACAGTCAAACACCGAGAGAAGACAGGCATCATTAGGAAGGACTTCATGCAGTTGATGATTCAGTTGAAGAACAATGGATATGTTGATGACAGCTTCACAATCACTGGGGAGAAGAGTACTGAACGTAAGTCATGTTTCTCAAattatatgattttttaaaaactatttaaTTGTAGATTTAGAACGTTGTTTACCCTGTAAATCTTAGATATTTTGTAGTAAGACACCGTTAGTCTGCTCTCATCCAAATCATTTGCAAGTAAGGTCTCATTTACTGGCATGATAATTAATATTGTCGATAACCAAAGACCAATACATGCCACATTTCTTATCGTAAAACTGCGAACATTTTGCTCTCATCTTAGAAGTTTTCAGTTAAATGAATTTTGTGAAACTAACACATTAGACAAGATATCCAGTTATAGGCACtttttatataattattgttgctattacAGTTCTTGAAAAGTAACTGCATTTTGTAAGGGCACCTTTCACTCACTAACTGTAAACGATGAAGAATTCTTAGAAACCATTTTCTCATGGTAACTGTGAGAGTTCGTAACATTAAGCTGATTTGCTTTACAACGAAAGTAACAGCATGTTTACAAACATAATTTGCACCTGGCAGAGATAAGTAAGACCCTGACGAATAAGGAGGTGGCAGCGCAGGCGTGGGTGTTCTTCCTCGCTGGGTTCGAGACCTCTTCCACCACCGTAAGCTTCTGCCTGTATGAGCTTTCTAAACATCTGGATATccagaagaaactgcaagaagaagTTGATGACATAATGAAAAAGACCAAGGGTGATGTGACATATGAAGATATAATGACCAAAATGCCATACATGGAAAAGGTGGTAAATGGTATGTTGAATGGGTTGACTTTTTTTCA contains:
- the LOC124616148 gene encoding cytochrome P450 6k1-like isoform X2 is translated as MAFYFDSWVTELLALLSTCFVIIYVTFKINYTYWKKKGLPYLEPSFPLGNGWNAVLMRKCPGEDMKDVYFKTEGKAVVGIYSLNNPLLVVRDPELIKMIMVRDFNYFPDRGIYVDEETDHLSAHLFFLGGTKWKSLRQKLTPTFTSGKMRAMFGIVRDCARILADVIPSGRDVEVRELIARYSTDVIASCAFGIDVDSQHNPEAEFRQWGRRFFKTSLRSYLTLSLGFSNPKLRTLLPLPFTPKDIAEYFTRVVDDTVKHREKTGIIRKDFMQLMIQLKNNGYVDDSFTITGEKSTEQISKTLTNKEVAAQAWVFFLAGFETSSTTVSFCLYELSKHLDIQKKLQEEVDDIMKKTKGDVTYEDIMTKMPYMEKVVNETLRMYPPVSVLNREVVQDYKLPGYDCVLEKGTKVIIPVMGLHYDRKFFRNPEKFDPEHFSEEQKASRHPYCYIPFGEGPRICIGMRFGLMQVKTAIVHLLSKFDILPVGDKQSKLRMAPNTVVLTPIGGIHLRLEPRKVTAC
- the LOC124616148 gene encoding cytochrome P450 6k1-like isoform X1; protein product: MAFYFDSWVTELLALLSTCFVIIYVTFKINYTYWKKKGLPYLEPSFPLGNGWNAVLMRKCPGEDMKDVYFKTEGKAVVGIYSLNNPLLVVRDPELIKMIMVRDFNYFPDRGIYVDEETDHLSAHLFFLGGTKWKSLRQKLTPTFTSGKMRAMFGIVRDCARILADVIPSGRDVEVRELIARYSTDVIASCAFGIDVDSQHNPEAEFRQWGRRFFKTSLRSYLTLSLGFSNPKLRTLLPLPFTPKDIAEYFTRVVDDTVKHREKTGIIRKDFMQLMIQLKNNGYVDDSFTITGEKSTEQISKTLTNKEVAAQAWVFFLAGFETSSTTVSFCLYELSKHLDIQKKLQEEVDDIMKKTKGDVTYEDIMTKMPYMEKVVNETLRMYPPVSVLNREVVQDYKLPGYDCVLEKGTKVIIPVMGLHYDRKFFRNPEKFDPEHFSEEQKASRHPYCYIPFGEGPRICIGMRFGLMQVKTAIVHLLSKFDILPVGDKQSKLRMAPNTVVLTPIGGIHLRLEPRKVPAC